The following coding sequences lie in one Rutidosis leptorrhynchoides isolate AG116_Rl617_1_P2 chromosome 6, CSIRO_AGI_Rlap_v1, whole genome shotgun sequence genomic window:
- the LOC139854053 gene encoding uncharacterized protein, translated as MGHVSLACFTILIFVLAISEMRSVKGKVCEKPSKTWFGDCKDTEKCDKRCIEWEGAKHGACHQREAKYMCFCYIECDDKKKPPKGGGGGGGGGGDGGGGGGGDGGGGGGEGGGGEGGGGEGGGGEGGGGEGGGGEGGGGEGGGGEGGGGGEGGGGEGGGGEGGGR; from the exons ATGGGCCATGTTTCGCTTGCTTGTTTCACAATACTCATTTTTGTTCTTGCTATATCAG AAATGAGGAGCGTGAAGGGAAAAGTATGTGAAAAACCGAGTAAGACGTGGTTTGGAGACTGCAAAGATACAGAGAAATGCGACAAGCGGTGTATAGAATGGGAAGGTGCAAAGCATGGAGCTTGTCACCAACGTGAAGCCAAATACATGTGTTTCTGCTACATTGAATGCGACGATAAAAAGAAACCTCCTAAAGGAGGTGGTGGAGGCGGTGGAGGAGGCGGCGATGGAGGTGGTGGAGGAGGCGGTgatggaggtggtggtggtggtgaaggaGGGGGCGGTGAAGGAGGTGGCGGTGAAGGAGGAGGGGGTGAAGGAGGAGGGGGTGAAGGTGGTGGCGGTGAAGGAGGTGGTGGTGAAGGAGGTGGCGGTGAAGGAGGAGGTGGTGGTGAAGGAGGTGGCGGTGAAGGAGGTGGCGGTGAAGGCGGTGGCCGATAA